A window of the Caldalkalibacillus salinus genome harbors these coding sequences:
- a CDS encoding inositol monophosphatase family protein, producing the protein MEAHQAWQDIYHTAKAWTQEAGQRLRDTLGGTLNVEYKTSAADLVTQKDHEIEEFFIEHIRHHYPEHAILGEEGLAETIEDPYREIVWVIDPIDGTTNFVHQQANFCISVGIYEQGEPRIGIIYDPIHDEFFHTLKGQGAYFNERKLEPLEKTTMEQSVLGINGLWLTPNRRYDHRKLQSIVRHARGSRSLGSAALELAYVACGRLDGYLTLRLSPWDYAAGLVILNELGARMTTIENEPIDIFTSEQTSIFVAKPGLHEHISDHFLLVDEAPGW; encoded by the coding sequence ATGGAAGCACATCAAGCATGGCAGGATATTTACCACACAGCAAAAGCATGGACACAAGAAGCAGGCCAACGCCTAAGAGATACACTAGGTGGAACCTTGAATGTTGAATACAAAACCTCCGCAGCGGATCTGGTGACACAAAAAGACCATGAAATTGAAGAATTCTTCATTGAACATATTCGACATCACTATCCGGAACACGCTATTTTAGGGGAAGAGGGATTAGCTGAGACGATAGAAGATCCCTATCGTGAAATTGTCTGGGTGATCGACCCTATTGATGGGACCACTAACTTCGTACATCAACAAGCTAATTTCTGTATATCCGTTGGCATTTACGAACAGGGGGAGCCCAGGATTGGTATCATATACGATCCGATCCATGACGAATTTTTCCACACCTTAAAGGGACAAGGAGCATACTTCAATGAACGTAAACTTGAACCGCTAGAGAAGACGACAATGGAGCAGTCTGTCCTCGGCATTAACGGTTTGTGGCTAACCCCTAATCGCCGATACGATCATCGTAAGCTACAATCGATTGTTCGTCATGCGCGTGGGTCTCGTTCCCTTGGGTCAGCGGCCCTGGAGCTCGCATACGTCGCTTGTGGACGATTAGACGGGTATTTGACGTTACGTTTATCTCCATGGGACTACGCCGCGGGGCTTGTCATTTTAAATGAATTGGGTGCGAGAATGACCACGATAGAAAATGAACCGATCGACATCTTTACGTCTGAACAAACGTCTATATTTGTCGCTAAGCCTGGCCTTCATGAGCATATTAGTGACCACTTTTTACTCGTAGATGAAGCGCCAGGATGGTAA
- a CDS encoding NAD(P)-dependent oxidoreductase, translating into MKVGYIGLGTMGLPMVKNLLQADIDTWVVSRSRPPIEEALKLGAKEAKSPADLTSQVDVVMTCLPTIESIEEIYFGENGIIQAGVQDTIVLEHSTVSPQLNEKQHHAITQKGGLFLDAPLSGGPMGAEAGTLTIMCGGDESAFERVRPILDVVGQTIALVGPVGSGSVVKLINNMLVGVHTQALSEAFVMGAKAGIDPAMIHRLIKVSTGHSHMIDRTIDLIQDRDFEQRFMVDLLHKDMKLAIDLANNLGVEAELGGRTEQIIQDVSDKGYGKQDVAAIIRRVEEQAGVEVKRKSDSN; encoded by the coding sequence ATGAAAGTAGGCTACATCGGTTTGGGCACAATGGGATTGCCAATGGTCAAGAACCTGCTACAAGCGGATATTGATACATGGGTGGTAAGCAGAAGCCGTCCCCCTATAGAGGAGGCGCTAAAATTAGGGGCAAAAGAGGCCAAAAGCCCTGCAGACCTCACATCACAGGTGGATGTTGTCATGACATGTCTACCAACCATAGAAAGTATTGAGGAGATATATTTTGGAGAGAACGGCATTATTCAAGCAGGTGTCCAGGATACCATTGTGCTTGAGCACAGTACAGTCTCACCACAGTTGAACGAAAAACAGCATCACGCTATCACTCAGAAAGGTGGTCTTTTTTTAGATGCGCCTTTAAGTGGAGGACCAATGGGAGCTGAGGCTGGTACCTTGACGATCATGTGCGGTGGTGATGAAAGCGCATTTGAGCGAGTGCGTCCGATACTAGACGTTGTAGGTCAAACGATAGCGCTTGTTGGACCGGTTGGGTCTGGAAGTGTCGTCAAGCTGATCAATAACATGTTAGTTGGCGTTCATACACAAGCCTTGTCTGAAGCCTTTGTCATGGGAGCCAAAGCGGGAATCGATCCTGCGATGATCCACAGGCTGATCAAAGTGAGTACCGGTCATTCACATATGATTGATCGCACCATTGACCTCATACAAGACCGTGATTTTGAGCAACGCTTTATGGTTGACCTGCTACATAAGGACATGAAACTAGCGATCGATCTGGCCAATAACTTAGGGGTTGAAGCAGAACTGGGGGGCCGTACGGAACAAATCATTCAAGACGTGTCCGATAAAGGGTACGGTAAACAAGATGTGGCGGCTATCATTCGAAGGGTAGAAGAGCAAGCCGGTGTCGAAGTAAAGCGCAAATCTGACTCAAACTAG
- a CDS encoding DUF5325 family protein, with protein MNWNTIALIFAILAVTCFVLAGIAVAERSAIGFIGALLASVCVMGTGFMLKKKRKKKAS; from the coding sequence ATGAATTGGAATACGATTGCACTTATATTCGCCATCTTAGCGGTGACCTGCTTTGTATTAGCTGGAATCGCTGTGGCTGAGCGTAGTGCCATAGGGTTTATCGGTGCTTTACTCGCTTCCGTTTGTGTGATGGGGACGGGCTTCATGTTAAAGAAAAAAAGGAAGAAAAAGGCGTCGTAA
- the typA gene encoding translational GTPase TypA, whose amino-acid sequence MSERQDLRNIAIIAHVDHGKTTLVDQLLKQSGTFKEHEQLSERMMDSNDLEKERGITILAKTTAIKYDDHRINILDTPGHADFSGEVERILKMVDGVLLVVDAFEGCMPQTRFVLKKALDHNLTPIVVLNKIDRENARPQEVVDEVLDLFIDLGADEDQLEFPVVYTSAIAGTSSDQPEEQQENMDALFSSILSHIPAPAVDTEQPLQLQVTMLDYNDYLGRIGVGRVQRGRIKLNQPIVVITREGKQKSFRVTKLFGFLGLKRVEIEEAQAGDIVAVAGLEDINVGETVCDAGHPEPLPLLKIDEPTLQMTFLVNNSPFAGRDGKHVTARKLRERLFKELETDVSLRVDETDSPEVFTVSGRGELHLSILIENMRREGYEIQVSKPEVIVKEIDGKKMEPFERLIIDVPDDYTGSIMETLGTRKAEMLNMVNNGFGQVRLEFLIPSRGLIGYRTEFLTQSRGYGIMTHSFDSYQPLVKATLGGRRFGALIAHETGTANTYGLLNVEDRGTMFISPGTEVYEGMIVGEHSRDNDLVVNVCKTKAANNIRSATKEETVKLKAPRQLTLEEALEFLGDDEYCEITPDTVRLRKKFLNKSERERHEKNQKLGLKS is encoded by the coding sequence ATGAGTGAAAGACAGGACCTTAGAAATATTGCGATTATCGCACACGTTGACCACGGAAAAACAACATTGGTTGACCAATTGTTAAAGCAGTCAGGAACCTTCAAAGAACATGAGCAACTGTCAGAAAGAATGATGGATTCTAATGACCTTGAAAAAGAAAGAGGCATTACCATCCTAGCAAAAACCACCGCCATTAAGTACGATGATCATAGAATTAATATCCTGGATACACCTGGCCACGCAGATTTTAGTGGGGAGGTTGAGCGTATTTTGAAGATGGTCGATGGCGTGCTACTCGTTGTCGATGCTTTTGAGGGTTGTATGCCTCAAACACGCTTTGTGCTAAAGAAAGCACTCGATCATAACCTTACCCCTATTGTGGTTCTAAACAAGATCGACAGAGAGAACGCTAGACCCCAGGAAGTGGTAGATGAAGTATTAGATTTATTTATAGATCTAGGTGCGGATGAGGATCAGCTGGAGTTCCCAGTGGTATACACTTCAGCGATTGCGGGCACGTCTAGTGACCAACCTGAGGAGCAACAGGAGAATATGGATGCGCTATTTTCTTCCATCCTCTCTCATATACCAGCTCCAGCCGTTGATACGGAACAACCCCTACAACTTCAGGTCACTATGTTAGATTACAATGACTATCTTGGTCGTATTGGCGTGGGGCGTGTTCAGCGCGGACGTATTAAACTGAACCAGCCTATCGTCGTGATCACCCGTGAAGGTAAACAAAAATCCTTCCGTGTGACCAAGCTTTTCGGTTTCCTAGGGCTGAAAAGGGTGGAAATAGAAGAAGCTCAGGCGGGGGATATCGTGGCCGTTGCAGGCTTAGAGGACATTAACGTGGGTGAAACGGTATGTGACGCCGGTCATCCCGAACCTCTACCTCTCTTAAAAATAGACGAACCGACGTTACAGATGACGTTCTTAGTGAACAATAGTCCCTTTGCTGGTCGTGATGGTAAACACGTGACCGCCCGTAAGCTAAGAGAACGCTTGTTTAAAGAACTTGAAACGGACGTCAGTTTACGTGTAGATGAAACTGATAGCCCAGAAGTGTTCACGGTTTCAGGGAGAGGGGAACTCCATCTGTCTATCTTAATCGAGAACATGAGACGTGAAGGATATGAGATACAAGTCTCCAAGCCAGAGGTCATTGTCAAAGAAATCGACGGAAAGAAAATGGAGCCATTTGAGCGTTTAATTATCGATGTCCCGGATGACTATACCGGCAGTATCATGGAAACGTTGGGTACAAGAAAAGCGGAAATGCTGAACATGGTCAACAATGGATTCGGGCAAGTACGCCTCGAATTCCTGATCCCGTCAAGAGGGTTGATCGGTTATCGCACCGAGTTTCTCACACAATCACGTGGATACGGCATCATGACGCATTCCTTTGACTCTTATCAACCTCTCGTCAAAGCGACGCTCGGAGGACGACGCTTCGGAGCGTTGATCGCTCACGAAACGGGGACGGCTAACACGTATGGGCTACTGAATGTTGAAGATCGTGGAACGATGTTCATTTCACCAGGGACAGAGGTTTATGAAGGCATGATTGTCGGAGAGCATTCTAGAGATAATGACCTTGTCGTAAACGTCTGTAAGACGAAGGCCGCTAATAATATTCGTTCGGCAACGAAAGAAGAGACCGTTAAATTAAAAGCGCCTCGTCAACTCACTTTAGAAGAAGCATTAGAATTTTTAGGGGACGACGAGTATTGCGAAATCACACCAGACACGGTAAGATTACGCAAGAAGTTTCTCAATAAATCGGAACGTGAACGTCATGAAAAGAATCAGAAATTAGGACTTAAGTCCTAA
- a CDS encoding YlaH-like family protein produces the protein MITDRLFVDGELTFGAFLILYLITAVLLGLVYKLGFERRLPVLKAFIVYVVLAIGALPLAFLGIALPFIEALIIAVAMLAIVRFRMKKAS, from the coding sequence ATGATAACCGATCGGTTATTTGTAGACGGAGAGTTGACCTTTGGGGCCTTTCTTATTCTGTATCTTATAACGGCAGTATTGCTTGGCCTTGTCTACAAGCTTGGCTTTGAACGAAGACTTCCCGTCCTCAAGGCTTTCATTGTCTATGTTGTCCTAGCCATCGGTGCCTTACCATTAGCGTTTTTAGGCATTGCCTTGCCCTTTATTGAAGCGTTAATCATTGCTGTTGCGATGTTAGCCATCGTAAGGTTCAGGATGAAAAAGGCGTCGTAG
- a CDS encoding YlaI family protein has translation MKIQCVICDTIERIDADSLLGKRLRNHPLSTYVCQTCHARITEKTEKRKREGKLTEPVHSKEDDGWL, from the coding sequence ATGAAGATACAGTGTGTAATTTGCGATACGATTGAACGCATTGATGCAGATTCGTTATTAGGAAAACGTCTAAGAAACCACCCTTTATCAACTTACGTGTGTCAGACCTGTCACGCTAGAATTACTGAAAAGACTGAAAAAAGAAAAAGAGAAGGCAAACTGACCGAACCGGTGCATTCAAAAGAGGATGACGGTTGGTTATAA